A region of Vigna radiata var. radiata cultivar VC1973A chromosome 6, Vradiata_ver6, whole genome shotgun sequence DNA encodes the following proteins:
- the LOC106764644 gene encoding myosin-binding protein 3 isoform X1: MATTSKFATMLHRNTNKMVVILVYAVLEWVLIALLLLNSLFSYLITKFAKWVGLQPPCVWCSRVDHVLQQENGAHVHKDLVCEAHAAEISKLGYCSNHQRLAETNGMCEDCLSSRPNYHENSFGMRHRIAFISWVSSHGKHESGDSLIRRCSCCNESLSSQLYPPYLLLKPSWGDENYTSKGSLIVEEAIDDEKSDKDLDFERNNEVGHDDEGVADEHQILSDIDSFILREVAEDRSSSVSNLHSDEKDAEKDEKEDDLTITELDPSGDDNFACQFTSTMQGSVWEDRSLEVMNLHFENYMACDSHRLVPVKLIDSVTSLDFETCKLDEDLGEREQKIQTRTFFDDSTTEAQSSILEMEELLTLDENAEKKSMREIESSENSVTWEFEGLKPNSEITNMEAQTSLNDDNSVEAATEELDDTQVDLPRSQEPVFSSDFTQEDESSSSEDDAEIQNAFDEFISQNHLSETRSLSNDDNSVEAAMQGSESPPGVKLSPSQEPDCSLQCISEDESSSSSDDDTEVQNAFDTFIAQNHLIQPQSLSNDYKSIEADMEEPENTRVFSHTANHPPSEEPASSSQCIPEDQSTTSEDNPEAPNAFDEFITQNNPCTDKTSANDNENAKMNEKTTAVEKNHEETSNESSKFSEPYEVEEDKLPETPRSVDGLQYLLKREPVPDDFMDGSVASEVECGDPSSTIDRLKTVLKAERRALTAVYQELEEERSASAIAANQTMAMITRLQEEKAAMKMEALQYQRMMEEQSEYDQEALQLMNELMTKREKEKQELEKELEEYRQKVMEYEAKEKLRVLRRMKDGSVRSRDTSSSCSNMNYSDDLSIDLNREVRDEDNVLFNHEESSHNNASEDTVSNLEEMALDCVKHVSTLDDTLAEFEEERASILEQLKALEEKIISLGDNEELLDDIKLIEHSSMYVGDRDLNENGYFNGFSDDKQSPIGSLAKKLLPYLDAAENETEEAYTLERQLESESSDLQNSVTVLEMDSMKTSIEEEVDRVYERLQALETDKEFLQHCMGSIQNGGEKGVDLLQEILQHLRDLKDVELRLKTLGNDPL; this comes from the exons GCGCGCATGTGCACAAGGATCTCGTATGTGAGGCTCATGCAGCTGAGATTTCAAAGCTTGGTTACTGCTCAAATCATCAAAGACTTGCGGAAACGAACGGCATGTGTGAGGATTGTTTGTCCTCTCGGCCAAACTATCATGAAAATTCCTTTGGAATGAGGCACAGAATCGCTTTCATTTCGTGGGTTAGTAGTCACGGCAAACATGAAAGTGGAGATAGCTTGATAAGAAGGTGCTCTTGCTGCAATGAGAGTTTGAGCAGCCAGCTTTACCCTCCTTATTTGCTGTTGAAGCCTTCATGGGGCGATGAGAATTACACGAGCAAAGGGTCCCTGATTGTGGAAGAGGCAATAGATGATGAAAAAAGTGATAAAGACCTCGACTTTGAGAGAAACAACGAGGTGGGTCATGATGATGAAGGGGTGGCAGATGAGCATCAGATACTTTCAGATATTGATAGTTTTATCCTCAGAGAGGTTGCTGAGGATCGTTCAAGTTCTGTTTCAAACTTGCACTCGGATGAAAAGGATGCGGAAAAAGATGAGAAGGAAGATGATCTCACCATTACTGAGCTGGATCCAAGTGGTGATGATAATTTTGCTTGTCAATTCACTTCCACCATGCAGGGTTCAGTCTGGGAAGATAGATCACTTGAAGTCATGAATCTGCATTTTGAGAATTATATGGCTTGTGATAGCCACCGCTTGGTGCCTGTCAAGTTAATAGACTCTGTTACCTCTTTGGATTTTGAAACATGCAAACTGGATGAGGATTTGGGGGAGAGGGAACAAAAGATTCAGACTCGGACCTTTTTCGACGATTCAACAACTGAAGCACAATCAAGTATCTTAGAAATGGAAGAATTACTCACATTGGATGAGAATGCAGAGAAAAAAAGTATGAGAGAAATTGAAAGCTCGGAAAATTCTGTAACTTGGGAATTTGAAGGGTTGAAACCGAATTCAGAGATTACCAATATGGAAGCTCAGACTTCGCTGAATGATGACAACAGTGTTGAAGCAGCTACTGAAGAACTAGATGATACACAAG TCGATCTGCCTCGATCTCAAGAACCAGTCTTCTCTAGTGATTTCACACAAGAAGATGAATCCTCATCAAGTGAAGATGATGCTGAAATTCAAAATGCCTTTGATGAATTCATTTCTCAGAATCATCTTAGTGAGACTCGAAGTTTATCTAATGATGACAACAGTGTGGAAGCAGCTATGCAAGGATCAGAAAGTCCACCAGGAG TTAAGTTGTCTCCGTCTCAAGAACCAGACTGCTCTCTTCAATGCATATCAGAAGACGAATCTTCTTCATCAAGTGATGATGATACTGAAGTTCAAAACGCCTTTGATACATTTATTGCTCAGAATCATCTAATTCAGCCTCAAAGTTTATCCAATGATTATAAAAGCATAGAAGCAGATATGGAAGAACCAGAAAATACACGAG TATTTTCTCACACAGCTAATCATCCTCCGTCTGAAGAACCAGCTAGCTCATCTCAATGCATACCAGAAGATCAATCTACCACAAGTGAGGATAACCCTGAAGCTCCAAATGCCTTTGATGAATTCATTACCCAGAATAATCCCT GTACAGATAAAACAAGTGCAAATGATAACGAGAATGCTAAGATGAATGAGAAAACAACAGCAGTTGAGAAAAATCATGAAGAAACAAGCAATGAATCTTCCAAGTTCTCAGAGCCGTATGAAGTAGAAGAAGATAAACTTCCTGAGACTCCTAGATCTGTAGATGGCCTTCAGTACCTGCTTAAAAGAGAACCAGTACCAGATGATTTTATGGATGGTAGTGTTGCAAGTGAGGTAGAATGTGGCGATCCATCATCCACAATTGATCGGCTAAAAACGGTTCTAAAAGCTGAAAGAAGGGCCCTAACAGCTGTATATCAAGAACTAGAAGAAGAGAGAAGTGCATCAGCAATAGCTGCCAACCAGACAATGGCAATGATTACAAGGCTGCAGGAAGAAAAGGCAGCAATGAAGATGGAAGCATTGCAATACCAGAGAATGATGGAAGAACAATCAGAGTATGATCAGGAAGCTTTACAGCTTATGAATGAGTTGATGACGAAAAGGGAGAAAGAGAAGCAGGAACTCGAGAAGGAGTTGGAAGAGTACAGGCAGAAGGTAATGGAATAtgaagcaaaagagaaactGAGGGTGCTGAGAAGAATGAAAGATGGAAGTGTAAGAAGTAGAGACACCTCTTCTTCTTGCAGCAACATGAACTACAGTGATGATCTATCCATTGATCTTAACCGCGAGGTGCGTGACGAAGATAATGTTTTATTCAACCATGAAGAAAGCAGCCACAATAATGCATCTGAAGATACAGTTTCTAATTTGGAGGAGATGGCACTAGACTGTGTAAAGCATGTGAGTACTCTTGATGACACATTAGCAGAATTTGAGGAAGAGAGAGCTTCCATTCTAGAACAACTCAAAGCATTAGaggaaaaaatcatttcattggGAGATAACGAGGAACTCCTCGATGATATAAAACTGATTGAGCATTCATCAATGTATGTTGGTGACAGAGACTTGAATGAGAATGGATATTTTAATGGGTTTTCAGATGATAAACAATCTCCAATAGGTTCCTTGGCAAAGAAGCTACTGCCATATTTAGATGCAGCTGAAAATGAGACTGAGGAAGCTTACACACTAGAGAGACAATTGGAGTCTGAATCATCTGATTTGCAAAACTCAGTTACTGTGCTTGAAATGGATAGCATGAAGACATCCATTGAAGAGGAGGTTGATCGCGTTTACGAGAGGCTACAAGCTCTTGAAACTGATAAGGAGTTTCTGCAACACTGCATGGGTTCCATACAAAATGGTGGGGAGAAAGGAGTGGATTTGCTTCAAGAAATCTTACAGCATCTTCGTGATCTTAAGGATGTGGAACTCCGCTTGAAGACCTTGGGAAATGATCCACTATAG
- the LOC106764644 gene encoding myosin-binding protein 3 isoform X2 → MATTSKFATMLHRNTNKMVVILVYAVLEWVLIALLLLNSLFSYLITKFAKWVGLQPPCVWCSRVDHVLQQENGAHVHKDLVCEAHAAEISKLGYCSNHQRLAETNGMCEDCLSSRPNYHENSFGMRHRIAFISWVSSHGKHESGDSLIRRCSCCNESLSSQLYPPYLLLKPSWGDENYTSKGSLIVEEAIDDEKSDKDLDFERNNEVGHDDEGVADEHQILSDIDSFILREVAEDRSSSVSNLHSDEKDAEKDEKEDDLTITELDPSGDDNFACQFTSTMQGSVWEDRSLEVMNLHFENYMACDSHRLVPVKLIDSVTSLDFETCKLDEDLGEREQKIQTRTFFDDSTTEAQSSILEMEELLTLDENAEKKSMREIESSENSVTWEFEGLKPNSEITNMEAQTSLNDDNSVEAATEELDDTQVDLPRSQEPVFSSDFTQEDESSSSEDDAEIQNAFDEFISQNHLSETRSLSNDDNSVEAAMQGSESPPGVKLSPSQEPDCSLQCISEDESSSSSDDDTEVQNAFDTFIAQNHLIQPQSLSNDYKSIEADMEEPENTRANHPPSEEPASSSQCIPEDQSTTSEDNPEAPNAFDEFITQNNPCTDKTSANDNENAKMNEKTTAVEKNHEETSNESSKFSEPYEVEEDKLPETPRSVDGLQYLLKREPVPDDFMDGSVASEVECGDPSSTIDRLKTVLKAERRALTAVYQELEEERSASAIAANQTMAMITRLQEEKAAMKMEALQYQRMMEEQSEYDQEALQLMNELMTKREKEKQELEKELEEYRQKVMEYEAKEKLRVLRRMKDGSVRSRDTSSSCSNMNYSDDLSIDLNREVRDEDNVLFNHEESSHNNASEDTVSNLEEMALDCVKHVSTLDDTLAEFEEERASILEQLKALEEKIISLGDNEELLDDIKLIEHSSMYVGDRDLNENGYFNGFSDDKQSPIGSLAKKLLPYLDAAENETEEAYTLERQLESESSDLQNSVTVLEMDSMKTSIEEEVDRVYERLQALETDKEFLQHCMGSIQNGGEKGVDLLQEILQHLRDLKDVELRLKTLGNDPL, encoded by the exons GCGCGCATGTGCACAAGGATCTCGTATGTGAGGCTCATGCAGCTGAGATTTCAAAGCTTGGTTACTGCTCAAATCATCAAAGACTTGCGGAAACGAACGGCATGTGTGAGGATTGTTTGTCCTCTCGGCCAAACTATCATGAAAATTCCTTTGGAATGAGGCACAGAATCGCTTTCATTTCGTGGGTTAGTAGTCACGGCAAACATGAAAGTGGAGATAGCTTGATAAGAAGGTGCTCTTGCTGCAATGAGAGTTTGAGCAGCCAGCTTTACCCTCCTTATTTGCTGTTGAAGCCTTCATGGGGCGATGAGAATTACACGAGCAAAGGGTCCCTGATTGTGGAAGAGGCAATAGATGATGAAAAAAGTGATAAAGACCTCGACTTTGAGAGAAACAACGAGGTGGGTCATGATGATGAAGGGGTGGCAGATGAGCATCAGATACTTTCAGATATTGATAGTTTTATCCTCAGAGAGGTTGCTGAGGATCGTTCAAGTTCTGTTTCAAACTTGCACTCGGATGAAAAGGATGCGGAAAAAGATGAGAAGGAAGATGATCTCACCATTACTGAGCTGGATCCAAGTGGTGATGATAATTTTGCTTGTCAATTCACTTCCACCATGCAGGGTTCAGTCTGGGAAGATAGATCACTTGAAGTCATGAATCTGCATTTTGAGAATTATATGGCTTGTGATAGCCACCGCTTGGTGCCTGTCAAGTTAATAGACTCTGTTACCTCTTTGGATTTTGAAACATGCAAACTGGATGAGGATTTGGGGGAGAGGGAACAAAAGATTCAGACTCGGACCTTTTTCGACGATTCAACAACTGAAGCACAATCAAGTATCTTAGAAATGGAAGAATTACTCACATTGGATGAGAATGCAGAGAAAAAAAGTATGAGAGAAATTGAAAGCTCGGAAAATTCTGTAACTTGGGAATTTGAAGGGTTGAAACCGAATTCAGAGATTACCAATATGGAAGCTCAGACTTCGCTGAATGATGACAACAGTGTTGAAGCAGCTACTGAAGAACTAGATGATACACAAG TCGATCTGCCTCGATCTCAAGAACCAGTCTTCTCTAGTGATTTCACACAAGAAGATGAATCCTCATCAAGTGAAGATGATGCTGAAATTCAAAATGCCTTTGATGAATTCATTTCTCAGAATCATCTTAGTGAGACTCGAAGTTTATCTAATGATGACAACAGTGTGGAAGCAGCTATGCAAGGATCAGAAAGTCCACCAGGAG TTAAGTTGTCTCCGTCTCAAGAACCAGACTGCTCTCTTCAATGCATATCAGAAGACGAATCTTCTTCATCAAGTGATGATGATACTGAAGTTCAAAACGCCTTTGATACATTTATTGCTCAGAATCATCTAATTCAGCCTCAAAGTTTATCCAATGATTATAAAAGCATAGAAGCAGATATGGAAGAACCAGAAAATACACGAG CTAATCATCCTCCGTCTGAAGAACCAGCTAGCTCATCTCAATGCATACCAGAAGATCAATCTACCACAAGTGAGGATAACCCTGAAGCTCCAAATGCCTTTGATGAATTCATTACCCAGAATAATCCCT GTACAGATAAAACAAGTGCAAATGATAACGAGAATGCTAAGATGAATGAGAAAACAACAGCAGTTGAGAAAAATCATGAAGAAACAAGCAATGAATCTTCCAAGTTCTCAGAGCCGTATGAAGTAGAAGAAGATAAACTTCCTGAGACTCCTAGATCTGTAGATGGCCTTCAGTACCTGCTTAAAAGAGAACCAGTACCAGATGATTTTATGGATGGTAGTGTTGCAAGTGAGGTAGAATGTGGCGATCCATCATCCACAATTGATCGGCTAAAAACGGTTCTAAAAGCTGAAAGAAGGGCCCTAACAGCTGTATATCAAGAACTAGAAGAAGAGAGAAGTGCATCAGCAATAGCTGCCAACCAGACAATGGCAATGATTACAAGGCTGCAGGAAGAAAAGGCAGCAATGAAGATGGAAGCATTGCAATACCAGAGAATGATGGAAGAACAATCAGAGTATGATCAGGAAGCTTTACAGCTTATGAATGAGTTGATGACGAAAAGGGAGAAAGAGAAGCAGGAACTCGAGAAGGAGTTGGAAGAGTACAGGCAGAAGGTAATGGAATAtgaagcaaaagagaaactGAGGGTGCTGAGAAGAATGAAAGATGGAAGTGTAAGAAGTAGAGACACCTCTTCTTCTTGCAGCAACATGAACTACAGTGATGATCTATCCATTGATCTTAACCGCGAGGTGCGTGACGAAGATAATGTTTTATTCAACCATGAAGAAAGCAGCCACAATAATGCATCTGAAGATACAGTTTCTAATTTGGAGGAGATGGCACTAGACTGTGTAAAGCATGTGAGTACTCTTGATGACACATTAGCAGAATTTGAGGAAGAGAGAGCTTCCATTCTAGAACAACTCAAAGCATTAGaggaaaaaatcatttcattggGAGATAACGAGGAACTCCTCGATGATATAAAACTGATTGAGCATTCATCAATGTATGTTGGTGACAGAGACTTGAATGAGAATGGATATTTTAATGGGTTTTCAGATGATAAACAATCTCCAATAGGTTCCTTGGCAAAGAAGCTACTGCCATATTTAGATGCAGCTGAAAATGAGACTGAGGAAGCTTACACACTAGAGAGACAATTGGAGTCTGAATCATCTGATTTGCAAAACTCAGTTACTGTGCTTGAAATGGATAGCATGAAGACATCCATTGAAGAGGAGGTTGATCGCGTTTACGAGAGGCTACAAGCTCTTGAAACTGATAAGGAGTTTCTGCAACACTGCATGGGTTCCATACAAAATGGTGGGGAGAAAGGAGTGGATTTGCTTCAAGAAATCTTACAGCATCTTCGTGATCTTAAGGATGTGGAACTCCGCTTGAAGACCTTGGGAAATGATCCACTATAG